The following proteins are co-located in the Streptomyces asiaticus genome:
- a CDS encoding CAP domain-containing protein, translating into MKLDARLSRAAQLHSEDMAAHNYFDHTSLDGRTVVDRGKAQGYPSTCGENIAKGQNAPADVRASWMSSEGHRTNILNCDHTTMGLGLAWSRRAGPGPRCSGSDALEVSAWLVSHHAART; encoded by the coding sequence GTGAAGCTCGACGCTCGCCTGTCCCGCGCCGCCCAGCTGCACAGCGAGGACATGGCGGCGCACAACTACTTCGACCACACGAGCCTGGACGGGCGCACTGTCGTCGACCGGGGCAAAGCGCAGGGCTATCCGTCGACCTGTGGCGAGAACATCGCCAAGGGACAGAACGCGCCCGCCGACGTGAGGGCGTCGTGGATGAGCTCCGAAGGACACCGCACGAACATCCTCAACTGCGACCACACCACCATGGGCCTGGGCCTGGCCTGGTCGAGGAGGGCCGGGCCTGGACCCAGATGTTCGGGCTCTGATGCTCTCGAGGTGAGCGCGTGGCTCGTCAGCCATCACGCCGCGAGAACGTGA